The following proteins come from a genomic window of Macaca fascicularis isolate 582-1 chromosome 8, T2T-MFA8v1.1:
- the MOS gene encoding proto-oncogene serine/threonine-protein kinase mos encodes MPSPLALRPYLPGEFSPSVDARPCSSPSELPAKLLLGATPPRAPRLPRRLAWCSIDWEQVCLLQRLGAGGFGSVYKATYHGVPVAIKQVNKCTKNRLASRRSFWAELNVARLRHDNIVRVVAASTRTPAGSNSLGTIIMEFGGNVTLHQVIYGAAGHPEGDAGEPHCSTGGPLTLGKCLKYSLDVVNGLLFLHSQSIVHLDLKPANILISEQDVCKISDFGCSEKLEDLLCFQTPLYPLGGTYTHRAPELLKGEGVTPKADIYSFAITLWQMTTKQAPYSGERQHILYAVVAYDLRPSLSAAVFQDSLPGQRLGDVIRRCWRPSAAQRPSARLLLVDLTSLKAEFG; translated from the coding sequence ATGCCCTCGCCCCTGGCCCTACGCCCCTACCTCCCCGGCGAGTTTTCCCCGTCGGTGGACGCCCGGCCCTGCAGCAGTCCCTCAGAGCTCCCTGCGAAGCTGCTTCTGGGGGCCACTCCTCCTCGGGCCCCGCGGCTGCCGCGCCGGCTGGCTTGGTGCTCCATTGACTGGGAGCAGGTGTGCTTGCTGCAGAGGCTGGGAGCCGGAGGGTTTGGCTCGGTGTACAAGGCGACTTACCACGGTGTTCCTGTGGCCATAAAGCAAGTGAACAAGTGCACTAAGAACCGACTAGCATCTCGGCGGAGTTTCTGGGCTGAGCTCAACGTAGCAAGGCTGCGCCACGATAACATCGTGCGCGTGGTGGCTGCCAGCACGCGCACGCCCGCGGGGTCCAACAGCCTAGGGACCATCATCATGGAGTTCGGTGGCAACGTCACTTTACACCAAGTCATCTACGGCGCCGCCGGCCACCCTGAGGGGGACGCGGGGGAGCCTCACTGCAGCACTGGAGGACCGTTAACCTTGGGAAAGTGTCTCAAGTACTCCCTAGATGTTGTGAACGGCCTGCTCTTCCTCCACTCGCAAAGCATTGTGCACTTGGACCTGAAGCCCGCGAACATCTTGATCAGTGAGCAGGATGTCTGTAAAATTAGTGACTTCGGTTGCTCTGAGAAGTTGGAAGATCTGCTGTGCTTCCAGACACCCCTTTACCCCCTTGGAGGCACATACACCCACCGCGCCCCGGAACTCCTGAAAGGAGAGGGAGTGACGCCCAAAGCCGACATTTATTCCTTTGCCATCACTCTCTGGCAAATGACTACCAAGCAGGCGCCCTATTCGGGGGAGCGGCAGCACATACTGTACGCAGTGGTGGCCTACGACCTGCGCCCGTCCCTCTCCGCTGCCGTCTTCCAGGACTCGCTCCCCGGGCAGCGCCTTGGGGACGTCATCCGGCGCTGCTGGAGACCCAGCGCGGCGCAGAGGCCGAGCGCGCGGCTGCTTTTGGTGGATCTCACCTCTTTGAAAGCTGAATTCGGCTGA